The DNA segment ATGGCCAAGGTGTACGACGCCGAGGGCGCCGACGAGCTGACGTTCCTGGACATCACCGCGTCGTCCGGCAACCGCGAGACGACCTACGACGTGGTGCGCCGCACCGCCGAGCAGGTGTTCATCCCGCTGACGGTCGGCGGCGGGGTGCGCACGGCCGAGGACGTGAACAAGCTGCTGCGTGCGGGCGCGGACAAGGTGGGCGTCAACACCGCGGCCATCGCGCGCCCCGAGCTGATCCATGAGATCGCCGAGCGGTTCGGGCGGCAGGTGCTGGTGCTGTCGGTCGACGCGCGGCGCACGCCCGAGGGCACCTTCGAGGTGACCACCCACGGCGGCCGCCGCGGCACCGGCCTGGACGCCGTCGAGTGGGCGCACCGCGCGGCCGAGCTGGGCGCGGGCGAGATCCTGCTCAACTCGATGGACGCGGACGGCACCAAGGACGGCTACGACCTGGAGATGATCCAGGCCGTACGCAAGCACGTGACGATCCCGGTGATCGCCTCCGGCGGCGCCGGCAAGCTCACCGACTTCCCGCCGGCCATCGAGGCGGGGGCGGACGCGGTGCTGGCGGCGTCAGTGTTCCACTTCGGGGATCTGCGGATCGGCGAGGTGAAGGAGACGCTGCGGACGGCGGGACACCCCGTCCGCTGACCTCGGGCTGAGCCCCGGCCGTGCTGGAAGCGGCCGGGGCTTTCTCGCACCCCAGCGCCCTGGTCTGCGGGCTCGGCGGCACGGTCGGCCTGTGCGCAGGGAGCCTGCGCCGGGCGGAACTGCCTCGCTGACCGGCGCAGACCGCAGCGCCGTCGCCGTGGCGCTGCCGGCCGGAGCCCCTGTCCGGCGCCGCGATCGGGCCGTTGCGCACAGGGTCTGCGCCCGGCCGGACCTCCTCGCTGACCGGCGCAGACCGCAGCGCCGTCGCCGTGGCGCTGCCGGCCGGAGCCCATGACCGGCGCCATTCTCGGGCCGTTGCGTACGGGGTCTGCGCCCGGCCGGACCTCCTCGCTGACCGGCGCAGACCGCGAGCGACTTCCGGAGACCCGGCTAGATCCC comes from the Streptomyces sp. NBC_00443 genome and includes:
- the hisF gene encoding imidazole glycerol phosphate synthase subunit HisF, translating into MTLAVRVIPCLDVDNGRVVKGVNFQNLRDAGDPVEMAKVYDAEGADELTFLDITASSGNRETTYDVVRRTAEQVFIPLTVGGGVRTAEDVNKLLRAGADKVGVNTAAIARPELIHEIAERFGRQVLVLSVDARRTPEGTFEVTTHGGRRGTGLDAVEWAHRAAELGAGEILLNSMDADGTKDGYDLEMIQAVRKHVTIPVIASGGAGKLTDFPPAIEAGADAVLAASVFHFGDLRIGEVKETLRTAGHPVR